Proteins encoded by one window of Aphidius gifuensis isolate YNYX2018 linkage group LG2, ASM1490517v1, whole genome shotgun sequence:
- the LOC122848042 gene encoding hydroxymethylglutaryl-CoA lyase, mitochondrial, with product MIMWRIRRNKTIFHFINKNFQNFSNYVKIVEVGPRDGLQNEKKILPSTVKIDFINKLSETGLTSIETTSFVSSKWIPQMSDNSEVFKNINKKSNINYPVLVPNLRGLEQAMLMGVKEIAIFSSASETFSLKNINCTIDESIQRYEEVITQAKRDSLKIRGYISCIAGCPYEGDIKSSAVAKLSETMLSLGCYEVSLGDTIGIGTPKKIKNVLNEVKRIFPNQDLSNFALHCHDTYGQGIGNIYSSLDYGIRVFDSSVGGLGGCPYADGASGNIATEDLIYFLHGEGFITGIQLDKIVDIGKWINNELGRKNQSKVGIALLSKLNK from the coding sequence atgatCATGTGGAGAATACGAAGGAACAAAACTATAttccattttattaataaaaactttcAAAACTTTTCTAACTATGTAAAAATTGTAGAAGTTGGACCTCGCGATGGTTTACaaaacgagaaaaaaatactGCCAAGTACTGTTAAAAttgatttcataaataaattgtcagaAACTGGACTTACATCAATTGAAACAACGAGTTTTGTATCATCAAAATGGATACCACAAATGAGTGATAATTCtgaagtatttaaaaatataaataaaaaatccaacaTAAATTATCCAGTTTTAGTACCAAATTTGAGAGGCTTAGAGCAAGCAATGCTAATGGGCGTTAAAGAAATTGCAATATTTAGTTCAGCATCAGAAACATTTTCTCTCAAAAACATTAACTGTACTATTGATGAAAGCATCCAACGTTATGAGGAGGTAATCACTCAAGCGAAACGAGATAGTTTAAAAATACGTGGTTACATATCATGCATCGCTGGTTGTCCCTATGAAGGGGACATAAAATCGTCGGCTGTTGCTAAGCTATCAGAAACAATGTTGAGTCTTGGATGCTACGAAGTATCCTTGGGTGATACAATTGGTATTGgtactccaaaaaaaataaaaaatgttttaaacgAAGTCAAACGAATATTTCCAAATCAAGATTTATCAAACTTTGCATTACATTGTCATGACACATATGGCCAAGGAATtggaaatatttattcaagtctTGATTATGGTATACGTGTTTTTGATTCATCAGTCGGTGGTCTCGGAGGTTGTCCATATGCTGACGGTGCATCTGGCAACATTGCTACTgaagatttaatttattttctccatGGTGAAGGATTTATTACTGGTATACAACTCGATAAAATTGTGGATATTGGCAAGTGGATTAATAATGAACTTGGTAGAAAAAATCAGTCGAAAGTTGGCATTGCGTTACTTTCAAAactcaacaaataa